CCTTGCTGGTGACGCCGAACTCCTTCTGGAAGTACTCGTTGCCGTAGAGGAATTGCCGAAGGATCGCTTCTGCCGAGGGTGCGTTGACATCGCCCTCTTCCATCGACGACCCGGCGGGGAACCAGCGCCCGGCCTTGATGTACGCCGCCATCTTCGCGTAGTCCTGCGGCCAGTACTCCTTCATCAGCCGATAGCGATTGGCGCCGCTGAAGTTGAACACGTACGCCGGATACTTCTCGAAGAGGGCGAAGTTGTCGTGCATCGTATTGGGGAGATATTCCGAGATGACCTGCGGATACTCCCAGCGCCACTCGGTGTCGAGATGCGCGTATCCCACCGTGTAGAGCGTCGGCTGGGTGGTCAGATCGCGATGCGTCCTGGTGGCATCGGTCGAGGCACGGTGCGGCGGGTGCGCCGTCGTGGCCTGGCCGGCGAGCGGGGGCGCGCCGAGGACGGTGGCGGCCAACAGTGCGACGTGGCGGACGGCATTCCGCAGGGCAGGCATCGGCAGGCTATCCTTCTCTGGTTCGAGTCAACATCCGACGGCGTGGCGGTCCATTCGCCGCTTCACTTCAACCGTGAACTCCTTCATGCGCACTCACGGCGTTCCTCTTCGGGCGATCACTTTGTTGAGCACGGCGCTCGTCGCGGCGTGTCACTCCGGCAAGCCGGCAACGAAAACGATCGGCGTCACGCTCCTGACGCAGCAGGATGAATTCTACCGGCAGCTGAAGGAGGGGTTGCAGAAGGCAGCCGACGCGCACGGCTACAAGCTCATCGTCACATCCGGCGATTTCGACCTCGCCAAGCAGCAATCGCAGATCGACAACTTCATCGTGCAACATGTTGACGCCATCGTGGTTTGTCCAGTCGATACGCGAGGGATCGGCCCCGCGATCGCCAAGGCCAACGCCGCCGGCATTCCGGTCTTCACTGCCGATATCGCGGCCGAAGGCGGGCAGGTCGTGTCGCACATCGCGTCGGACAATGTCGCCGGAGGGCGCCTCGCCGCCGACTTTCTCGCTCACACCATCGGCGAGAAGGGCGACGTCGGCATCGTGACCGAGCCGGAAGTGCAATCGACGATCGACCGGCAGGCCGGGTTTACCGACGAGCTGCAGAAATACCCCGGCATTCATCTCGTCGCCTCGCTCAGCGGTGAAGGGAAGCGCGACCGCTCGCTCAAGGCTGCCGACGACATGCTGCAGGCGCATCCGGGACTTGCCGGAGTCTTCGCCATCAACGACGAATCGGCGCTGGGCGTCCTCTCCAGCGCCCAGTCGCATCACAACGACAAGCTGGCGATCGTCGGCTACGATGCGTCGGCCGAAGCCCAGAAGGCGATCTCCGGCGGGACCGATCTCAAGGCCGACGTGGCGCAGCAGCCGTCGGTGATCGGCTCGAGTACCATCGACGCCATCGCAGCCAACTTCTCGGGGCAGAAGCCGGCGGCGCGCATCGCGGTGCCGGTGCGGATCGTCGACGCCGACTCGGTGAAGGCGACCGCTCCGCGGAATCCCTGAGCCGTGGAGCTGTCCGCGCGCGGCCTGACGCGTCGCTATCCCGGCGTACTGGCGCTCGACGGCGTCGACGTCGACTTCAAGGGCGGTGAGATTCACGCGGTGGTCGGCGAGAATGGCGCCGGCAAATCGACGCTGATGAAGCTCCTCTCCGGTGCGGTGGCGCCCGACGCCGGCACCCTCCTCATCGACGGCACGCCGATCCGCTTCGATTCACCGCACGCGGCCCAGGCGCTCGGCATCCGGATGATTCACCAGGAACTCGCACTCGTCCCCGAACTCACGGTCGCCGAGAACATCGTGCTTGGATCGGAACCGGCATCGCAG
This is a stretch of genomic DNA from Gemmatimonadales bacterium. It encodes these proteins:
- a CDS encoding substrate-binding domain-containing protein; the protein is MSTALVAACHSGKPATKTIGVTLLTQQDEFYRQLKEGLQKAADAHGYKLIVTSGDFDLAKQQSQIDNFIVQHVDAIVVCPVDTRGIGPAIAKANAAGIPVFTADIAAEGGQVVSHIASDNVAGGRLAADFLAHTIGEKGDVGIVTEPEVQSTIDRQAGFTDELQKYPGIHLVASLSGEGKRDRSLKAADDMLQAHPGLAGVFAINDESALGVLSSAQSHHNDKLAIVGYDASAEAQKAISGGTDLKADVAQQPSVIGSSTIDAIAANFSGQKPAARIAVPVRIVDADSVKATAPRNP